In the Pyrolobus fumarii 1A genome, one interval contains:
- a CDS encoding DUF2258 domain-containing protein — translation MPKEKETRRLSTGLVIAGAYADKLRRTLFAQLRDLLKQGKIEASEVARAAGEMNRLLYDIIVNKLKLDKGDVVRVRVEYIVEEKDGKAEIKWLYDTLTLEAFRRIPEEEVAKAVKETLGKREEVLGSPVTGREAEWTGEKPTTYKPREHVEIADVTAIGEVPETNEYLYLLQNKKGDSVGLIVAKRLDSGSDIRAILVLDHKAMEAKLKLDTPPDKLEENKEKVIEALHNAEATAIPNEEAQRIIKEYMEKAV, via the coding sequence GTGCCCAAAGAGAAGGAGACAAGGAGACTCTCTACCGGACTCGTTATTGCAGGCGCATACGCCGACAAGCTGAGACGCACGTTGTTCGCCCAGCTTCGCGACCTACTGAAGCAGGGCAAGATAGAGGCTAGTGAGGTTGCAAGGGCGGCTGGCGAGATGAACCGCCTACTCTACGACATTATAGTGAACAAGTTGAAGCTTGACAAGGGTGATGTTGTTCGCGTCCGCGTGGAGTACATAGTTGAGGAGAAGGATGGCAAGGCTGAGATAAAGTGGCTTTATGATACACTAACACTAGAAGCATTCCGAAGGATACCGGAAGAAGAAGTTGCAAAAGCCGTCAAGGAGACTCTGGGTAAGCGCGAAGAGGTTCTGGGCTCGCCCGTTACGGGCCGCGAGGCAGAATGGACTGGCGAGAAGCCAACAACCTACAAGCCACGCGAACATGTAGAGATAGCTGATGTCACCGCTATAGGTGAGGTGCCCGAGACGAATGAGTATCTCTACCTTCTCCAGAACAAGAAGGGCGATAGTGTCGGCCTTATTGTAGCAAAACGCCTCGACTCCGGCAGCGACATACGTGCAATCCTAGTATTAGATCACAAGGCGATGGAGGCTAAACTGAAGCTTGACACACCACCGGATAAGCTCGAAGAGAATAAGGAGAAGGTCATCGAAGCTCTTCACAATGCTGAAGCAACTGCTATACCAAACGAGGAGGCACAAAGGATAATCAAAGAGTATATGGAGAAAGCCGTCTAG